One Desulfovibrio fairfieldensis genomic window carries:
- a CDS encoding hybrid sensor histidine kinase/response regulator, with translation MNVSALTLRELMDGSRNFIDTVWEISLTEDSVFIVHDSMTPDLAETRRPYSELFHLYADTCVYPPDRARWDALLSWDALCGMAASGCREKKFEMRFRNGLFGFEWHEACLSLLTDSRGEPDRVLLLSRDANEVRRTKIVEAAVRTEYDYVVYIEADKNSYVMYASNRESGTPVPPVASDDYTREVEEFHRRHVPEGERDDLTRRLRLDHVLPVLAREGEYVAYCTVIEDGASRDKKLRFSYFDKARGILLLTRTDITEVREEKRQRKLLQEALLSARAANKAKSEFLSRMSHDIRTPMNAIIGMTAIAGLHLDNHNRVRNCLEKITISSRLLLGLINEVLDMARIENGRMLLAEEEFNMGDLLQSLVAMVQGSVREKRHTFDIHVHSLKHEQLVGDVQRIQQVLLNMLSNAVKFTPDNGRVGLDITEYPSEGTGVARFEFTVADNGIGMKPEFMRKLFEPFERADDAATRDIQGTGLGMAISRNITQMMNGDISAESEYGKGSRFTATMCLKCRERDEADAGVLPDLPVLVVDDDPLCCRNACRVLDEIGLKSEWTLSGTDAVARVRDAHDACRDFFAVIIDLMMPGMDGIETARLVRACVGPQVTIILISAYDWTEYEEAALGAGVDGFICKPLMKSNLFHILKECIAKTHRRETVLPAAVAAYDFSGKRFLLVDDNVLNREIAMALLNEVGGVVDVAENGRQAVEIFAASPEGLYDIIFMDIQMPVMDGLEATRRIRALSRADGRSVPIVAMSAAVLNEDVRSCDEAGMSAHLAKPVDLARMYRLIDRLMRRK, from the coding sequence ATGAATGTCTCTGCCCTGACTCTGCGTGAACTAATGGACGGCTCCCGGAATTTTATTGATACCGTATGGGAAATATCCCTGACCGAAGACAGTGTGTTCATTGTCCATGACAGCATGACGCCTGATCTGGCGGAAACGCGCAGGCCGTACAGCGAACTGTTCCATCTCTATGCGGACACCTGTGTTTATCCTCCCGACCGGGCCAGATGGGATGCCTTGCTCTCCTGGGATGCGCTTTGCGGCATGGCCGCCTCCGGCTGTCGGGAAAAAAAGTTTGAGATGCGCTTTCGCAACGGCCTGTTCGGCTTTGAATGGCATGAGGCCTGCCTCAGCCTGTTGACGGACTCGCGCGGCGAGCCGGACCGCGTTCTGCTGCTCAGCCGTGACGCCAACGAGGTCCGGCGCACAAAGATCGTGGAAGCCGCGGTGCGCACCGAATACGATTATGTGGTATATATTGAGGCGGACAAGAACAGTTATGTCATGTACGCCTCCAACAGAGAGAGCGGAACGCCGGTGCCGCCGGTGGCCAGCGACGACTACACGCGGGAAGTGGAGGAATTTCACAGACGCCATGTGCCGGAAGGCGAGCGGGACGATCTCACGCGACGGCTCCGGCTTGACCACGTCCTGCCGGTGCTGGCCCGTGAAGGCGAATATGTGGCCTATTGCACGGTCATTGAGGACGGCGCATCGCGCGATAAAAAATTGCGTTTCAGCTATTTTGACAAAGCCCGGGGCATTCTTCTGCTGACCCGGACGGACATTACCGAGGTACGCGAGGAAAAACGGCAGCGCAAGCTGCTGCAGGAGGCCCTGCTCTCGGCCAGGGCAGCGAACAAGGCGAAATCCGAATTTCTTTCCCGCATGAGCCATGACATCCGCACGCCCATGAACGCCATCATCGGCATGACGGCCATCGCCGGCCTGCACCTCGACAATCACAACCGCGTCCGCAACTGCCTTGAAAAAATTACGATTTCCTCAAGGCTGCTGCTCGGCCTGATCAATGAGGTGCTGGACATGGCGCGCATTGAAAACGGGCGGATGCTCCTGGCCGAAGAGGAATTCAACATGGGGGACCTGCTCCAGTCGCTGGTGGCCATGGTGCAAGGCTCGGTGCGGGAAAAGCGGCACACTTTCGACATTCATGTCCATAGCCTGAAGCATGAGCAACTCGTCGGCGATGTGCAGCGGATTCAGCAGGTTCTGTTGAACATGCTCTCCAATGCCGTCAAGTTCACCCCTGACAATGGGCGGGTCGGCCTGGACATCACGGAATATCCCTCCGAAGGCACGGGCGTGGCGCGGTTTGAATTTACGGTTGCGGACAACGGCATCGGGATGAAACCGGAGTTCATGCGTAAACTTTTCGAACCCTTTGAGCGCGCCGACGACGCGGCGACGCGCGATATCCAGGGGACGGGTCTGGGCATGGCCATCAGCCGGAACATCACGCAGATGATGAACGGCGACATCAGCGCGGAGAGCGAGTACGGCAAGGGGTCGCGATTTACGGCGACCATGTGCCTGAAATGCCGGGAACGGGATGAGGCGGACGCCGGCGTGCTGCCGGATCTTCCCGTATTGGTGGTGGACGATGATCCGCTCTGTTGCCGGAACGCCTGCCGGGTTCTTGACGAAATCGGCCTGAAAAGCGAGTGGACGCTGTCGGGCACGGATGCCGTGGCGCGGGTGCGGGATGCCCATGATGCCTGCCGGGACTTTTTCGCGGTGATTATCGACCTGATGATGCCGGGCATGGACGGCATTGAAACCGCCCGGCTGGTGCGGGCCTGTGTGGGACCGCAGGTGACGATCATTCTGATTTCGGCCTATGATTGGACGGAATACGAAGAGGCGGCCCTGGGTGCGGGCGTGGACGGTTTTATCTGCAAGCCGCTGATGAAATCCAATCTTTTTCATATCCTGAAAGAGTGCATCGCCAAAACGCACCGGCGGGAAACGGTTCTTCCGGCCGCCGTGGCGGCATATGACTTCAGCGGCAAGCGTTTTCTGCTGGTGGATGACAACGTCCTGAACCGCGAGATAGCCATGGCGCTTCTGAACGAAGTCGGCGGCGTTGTGGACGTGGCCGAAAACGGCCGCCAGGCGGTGGAAATTTTTGCGGCCTCGCCCGAAGGCCTTTACGACATTATTTTCATGGACATTCAGATGCCGGTGATGGACGGGCTGGAAGCCACCCGGCGCATCCGCGCCTTGAGCCGCGCCGACGGGCGGTCCGTCCCCATTGTGGCCATGTCCGCCGCCGTCCTGAATGAAGACGTCCGTTCCTGCGATGAGGCGGGCATGTCGGCCCATCTCGCCAAGCCCGTGGATCTGGCGCGGATGTACAGGCTGATCGACAGGCTCATGCGCCGGAAGTAA
- a CDS encoding valine--tRNA ligase, which translates to MADTLPKGYEPHDVEARWRKHWEEKKTFTPDPDAPGEPYSIVIPPPNVTGALHIGHALNLTLIDVLCRHARQKGKNVLWVPGTDHAGIATQNVVERALAKEGKTRRDLGREAFVEKVWEWRADYGHRILDQIGALGCSVDWTRLRFTMDEGLSAAVRKVFVQLYDEGLIYKGDYIINWCSRCHTALADDEVEHEQSRGRLWSVRYHLTDGSGSIVIATTRPETIPGDTAICVHPEDERYARLVGKTARVPVLGREVPIIADNYVDREFGTGALKVTPCHDHNDWMLGKKHNLEFVQVIDENGVMKAEAGPYAGLTKQECRDRIVADIEAAGDLVDVAELEHAVGHCYRCHTVVEPHVSTQWFVATTKMAPAARAAVPELTKIFPESWLKTYYHWLDNIRDWCISRQIWWGHRIPAWTCKACGKLIVAEEAPDVCPVCGSDHLEQDEDVLDTWFSSALWPFSTMGWPEQTRELARWYPTSVLVTGFDIIFFWVARMMMMGLHFMKQAPFRDVYLHALVRDATGRKMSKSTGNVIDPLVMIEKYGCDSLRFTLTAFAALGRDIRLSEERIEGYRHFVNKLWNAARFALMNLPEEAPAPVNLENVRGLHHQWILHRLEMAKLDMDQALADYRFNDAAQLGYKFLWNEFCDWYLELIKPDMQSDDPARKAAAQYVLWLALRELLVLLHPIMPFVTAEIWRALPVPAGEQPTDLALEPYPSLRPGCARESEACRMELIQGVIVAVRTIKAELGISPSHKVSLLLHPVDEEQAALLEENRCLMITLARLESLELGAEVHAPKASASAVVQGCQVIVPLRGAVDLAGELARLDKELTKLEKDVTAVNMKLSNESFVSRAPAEVVARERERAGQLLDAKAKLQALRARFAEALAEE; encoded by the coding sequence ATGGCGGATACCCTCCCCAAGGGCTATGAGCCCCATGACGTGGAAGCCCGGTGGCGCAAGCACTGGGAAGAGAAAAAAACCTTCACGCCCGACCCGGACGCGCCCGGCGAGCCCTATTCCATCGTCATTCCGCCGCCCAACGTCACCGGGGCCCTGCATATCGGCCACGCCCTGAATTTGACGCTCATCGACGTGCTCTGCCGTCACGCCCGCCAGAAGGGCAAGAACGTGCTCTGGGTGCCGGGCACGGACCACGCGGGCATCGCTACCCAGAACGTGGTGGAGCGGGCCCTGGCCAAAGAGGGCAAGACCCGCCGGGATCTGGGCCGCGAAGCCTTTGTGGAAAAAGTCTGGGAATGGCGCGCGGACTACGGCCACCGCATCCTGGATCAGATCGGGGCTCTGGGTTGCTCCGTGGACTGGACGCGCCTGCGCTTCACCATGGACGAAGGGCTTTCGGCGGCGGTGCGCAAGGTCTTTGTGCAACTCTATGATGAAGGACTAATCTACAAAGGCGACTATATTATCAACTGGTGCTCGCGCTGCCACACGGCCCTGGCCGACGACGAAGTGGAACACGAGCAGAGCAGGGGCAGGCTCTGGAGCGTGCGTTACCACCTCACGGACGGTTCGGGCTCCATCGTCATCGCCACCACCCGGCCCGAAACCATCCCCGGCGATACGGCCATCTGCGTGCATCCCGAGGACGAACGCTACGCCCGTCTGGTGGGCAAGACCGCGCGCGTGCCCGTGCTGGGACGCGAAGTGCCGATCATCGCGGACAATTATGTGGACCGCGAGTTCGGCACCGGCGCGCTGAAGGTGACGCCCTGCCACGACCACAACGACTGGATGCTGGGCAAAAAGCATAATCTGGAATTCGTGCAGGTCATTGACGAAAACGGCGTCATGAAAGCCGAGGCCGGTCCCTATGCGGGCCTGACCAAGCAGGAGTGCCGGGACAGGATCGTGGCCGATATCGAAGCCGCCGGGGACCTTGTGGACGTGGCGGAACTGGAGCATGCCGTGGGTCACTGCTACCGCTGCCATACGGTGGTGGAGCCGCACGTCTCCACCCAGTGGTTTGTGGCCACCACCAAAATGGCCCCGGCCGCGCGCGCCGCCGTGCCGGAACTGACCAAAATTTTTCCGGAATCCTGGCTCAAGACCTATTATCACTGGCTGGACAATATCCGCGACTGGTGCATCAGCCGCCAGATCTGGTGGGGCCACCGCATTCCGGCCTGGACCTGCAAAGCCTGCGGCAAGCTGATCGTGGCCGAGGAGGCCCCGGACGTCTGCCCCGTGTGCGGTTCGGATCATCTGGAGCAGGACGAGGACGTGCTGGACACCTGGTTTTCCTCGGCGCTCTGGCCCTTCTCCACCATGGGCTGGCCGGAACAGACCAGGGAGCTGGCGCGCTGGTACCCCACCTCGGTGCTGGTCACGGGTTTTGACATCATCTTCTTCTGGGTGGCCCGGATGATGATGATGGGTCTGCACTTCATGAAGCAGGCGCCCTTCCGCGATGTCTATCTGCACGCCCTGGTGCGCGACGCCACGGGCCGCAAGATGTCCAAATCCACAGGCAACGTCATCGACCCGCTGGTCATGATCGAGAAATACGGCTGCGATTCCCTGCGCTTCACGCTGACGGCCTTCGCGGCTCTGGGCCGCGACATCCGCCTGTCCGAAGAACGCATCGAAGGCTATCGCCACTTTGTGAACAAGCTCTGGAACGCCGCGCGTTTCGCCCTGATGAATCTGCCGGAGGAAGCGCCCGCGCCCGTGAACCTGGAAAATGTGCGAGGCCTGCACCATCAGTGGATTCTGCACCGTCTGGAAATGGCCAAGCTGGACATGGACCAGGCCCTTGCGGACTATCGTTTCAATGACGCGGCCCAGCTCGGCTACAAATTCCTCTGGAACGAGTTCTGCGACTGGTATCTGGAACTGATCAAGCCCGACATGCAGTCTGACGACCCCGCGCGCAAGGCCGCGGCCCAGTATGTGCTCTGGCTGGCGCTGCGCGAACTGCTGGTGCTGCTGCATCCCATCATGCCCTTTGTCACGGCCGAGATCTGGCGCGCCCTGCCCGTGCCCGCCGGGGAACAGCCCACGGATCTGGCCCTGGAGCCCTATCCCTCGTTGCGCCCCGGCTGCGCGCGTGAGAGCGAAGCCTGCCGCATGGAGCTGATCCAGGGCGTGATTGTGGCCGTGCGCACTATCAAGGCCGAACTGGGCATCAGCCCCAGCCACAAGGTAAGCCTGCTGCTCCATCCCGTGGACGAGGAACAGGCCGCCCTGCTGGAGGAAAACCGGTGCCTGATGATAACCCTGGCCCGCCTGGAATCCCTGGAACTGGGCGCGGAAGTGCACGCGCCCAAGGCGTCGGCCTCGGCCGTGGTCCAGGGCTGCCAGGTTATCGTGCCCCTGCGCGGGGCCGTGGACCTGGCCGGTGAGCTGGCGCGCCTGGACAAGGAACTGACCAAGCTGGAAAAAGACGTGACAGCCGTGAACATGAAGTTGAGCAACGAGAGCTTTGTGAGCCGCGCGCCCGCCGAAGTGGTGGCGCGCGAACGGGAACGCGCCGGGCAGTTGCTGGATGCCAAGGCCAAATTGCAGGCCCTGCGGGCCCGTTTCGCCGAGGCCCTGGCCGAAGAATAA
- a CDS encoding EAL domain-containing protein, with protein sequence MNAKLKDATSTLRNRLVNRALRLADQAAGVPTLAAVRSALIVMLPFMFLGSLAILLNSFPLTAYRDFMAHVFGPRWTLFGEILYSGTFAIMSLSLVFSIGQHLVDQFNSASRIFRANPVIAGLVNLAALFCLFPQSASSDNLRWFGVSGLFVALLVGLASTRLFLFFFSFKQLHLHLRGGAPDIALPRTFSSFLPGILTLLVFAAVGTLLHGTGSSLHELAYHYIRLPFDALHDGLERSLLYILSLHVLWFLGIHGANVLDPITHDIYGAAMLANETAAAVGLPLPHIMTKNFMDVFVFMGGSGAGICLAGALILFGKTRTSRGLGFLSLLPGMFNINEILLFGLPVVLNPLMLIPFVGTPLILAGISYLAVVWGLVPGASVATEWTTPVLLNGYLATGSLNGSLLQLVNLCLGICIYAPFVVLTNKVNIRRTNAAFSTLTGRICGGDGGPYSRQQDDAGTLARSLILDLERESRNAQGLFLEYQPQICARSGRAVGVESLLRWRHPAYGSIPAPVTVTLAEESGLIRPIGIWIFETACRTRRRWLDAGLTDLTVAVNVSALQLQDSLPERFMEITRRYRVPPAQMSVEVTESSALDSGSPESRVVARLHDLGFPIAIDDFGMGHSSLKYLKQFPVNYVKIDGEITKELVTNPICRDIVSSITRLCRARSMSCVAEFVENDEQVAILREEGCDIFQGWRYSPALPEAQCLAYLQQNRAEGGEDRAALSAATRPGPAAGER encoded by the coding sequence GTGAACGCAAAACTAAAGGACGCCACCTCCACCCTCCGCAACCGCCTGGTCAACCGAGCTCTGCGCCTGGCCGACCAGGCCGCGGGCGTCCCCACTCTGGCCGCCGTCCGTTCGGCGCTTATCGTCATGCTGCCCTTCATGTTCCTGGGCTCTCTGGCGATTTTGCTGAACAGCTTTCCCCTGACCGCCTACAGGGACTTCATGGCCCATGTTTTCGGCCCGCGCTGGACCCTGTTCGGTGAGATCCTCTACAGCGGCACCTTTGCGATCATGTCCCTGAGCCTGGTCTTTTCCATCGGCCAGCATCTGGTGGACCAGTTCAACAGCGCCAGCCGGATTTTCCGGGCCAACCCGGTCATTGCCGGTCTGGTCAACCTGGCGGCCCTGTTCTGTCTTTTCCCGCAGTCGGCCTCGTCGGACAATCTGCGCTGGTTCGGCGTTTCCGGCCTGTTCGTGGCCCTGCTGGTGGGCCTGGCCTCCACCCGGCTGTTTCTGTTCTTTTTTTCCTTCAAGCAACTCCATCTGCATTTGCGCGGCGGCGCGCCGGACATTGCCCTGCCGCGTACCTTCAGCTCCTTTCTGCCCGGCATTCTGACCTTGCTGGTCTTTGCCGCCGTCGGCACGCTGCTGCACGGCACGGGTTCGTCCCTGCACGAACTGGCTTATCATTACATCCGCCTGCCTTTCGACGCCCTGCACGATGGTCTGGAGCGGAGCCTGCTCTATATCCTGTCCCTGCATGTGCTCTGGTTTCTGGGCATCCACGGGGCCAACGTGCTGGACCCCATTACCCACGATATTTACGGTGCGGCCATGCTTGCCAATGAAACCGCCGCCGCCGTGGGTCTGCCCCTGCCGCACATCATGACCAAGAACTTCATGGATGTGTTCGTGTTCATGGGCGGTTCGGGCGCGGGCATCTGTCTGGCGGGCGCGCTGATTCTGTTCGGCAAAACCCGCACCAGCCGGGGCCTGGGGTTTTTGTCCCTGCTGCCCGGCATGTTCAACATCAATGAAATTCTGCTCTTCGGCCTGCCCGTGGTGCTCAACCCGCTGATGCTGATCCCCTTTGTGGGTACGCCCCTGATTCTGGCGGGCATCAGCTATCTGGCGGTGGTCTGGGGGCTGGTGCCGGGCGCGAGCGTGGCCACGGAATGGACCACGCCCGTACTGCTCAACGGCTATCTGGCCACCGGCTCCCTGAACGGCTCTTTGCTGCAACTGGTGAATCTCTGCCTGGGCATCTGCATTTACGCGCCCTTTGTGGTGCTGACCAACAAGGTCAACATCCGCCGCACCAACGCGGCGTTCAGCACTCTGACCGGGCGGATCTGCGGCGGGGACGGCGGCCCCTACAGCCGCCAGCAGGACGACGCGGGCACCCTGGCCCGCAGCCTGATCCTGGACCTGGAAAGGGAGAGCCGCAACGCCCAGGGCCTTTTTCTGGAGTACCAGCCGCAGATTTGCGCCCGCAGCGGCAGGGCGGTGGGCGTGGAATCTCTGCTGCGCTGGCGGCATCCGGCCTACGGGTCCATTCCCGCGCCCGTGACCGTGACCCTGGCCGAGGAATCCGGGCTGATCCGGCCCATCGGGATCTGGATTTTCGAAACCGCCTGCCGCACGCGCCGCCGCTGGCTGGACGCGGGCCTGACGGACCTGACCGTGGCGGTCAATGTTTCCGCCCTGCAGCTGCAGGACTCGCTGCCGGAGCGTTTTATGGAGATAACCCGCCGCTACCGCGTGCCGCCCGCGCAGATGAGCGTGGAAGTGACCGAATCCAGCGCGCTGGACTCCGGCTCGCCGGAAAGCCGGGTAGTGGCGCGCCTCCATGATCTGGGCTTTCCCATCGCCATTGACGACTTCGGCATGGGGCACAGCTCGCTGAAGTATCTCAAACAGTTCCCGGTGAATTATGTGAAAATCGACGGCGAAATCACCAAGGAACTGGTCACCAATCCCATCTGCCGCGATATCGTCTCTTCCATCACCCGTCTTTGCCGGGCCCGGAGCATGAGCTGCGTGGCCGAATTCGTGGAAAACGACGAACAGGTCGCCATTCTGCGCGAGGAGGGGTGCGACATTTTCCAGGGCTGGCGCTACAGCCCTGCCCTGCCCGAAGCGCAATGTCTGGCGTATCTTCAGCAAAACAGGGCCGAGGGCGGCGAAGACCGCGCAGCCCTATCCGCCGCAACGCGGCCGGGGCCCGCCGCCGGGGAACGCTAG
- a CDS encoding OprD family outer membrane porin has product MAEQQQRLVPGGFRTLRLLCLPALFWVLLWALWPAGADAADVADSAADTASPDRNSPARTLLPEDSPLSPLVNDAHLSGGLYFFGRDRQRYDVDRKTYRTNLRHGSLQANLDLVSGYAWDHLGFDFGVFTSHDLFNYGAPDHEMGYVPWQDPWHPDWSRHFTLSGVSIYKAALKAKAGPAWLRAGWLQPEGPGVLGVNWSIMPGSWRGVNAGLDFGGFSVAGMVADTYKAPWFLDEYKLMKNDGESHVPGVWSLGARYAFDNGITLEAAYGQSPGHLHNAHFKSGWELPAGPGRLKFGYHLYAMADSDDGGGVNNNFDGLALQHYLFGLYELDMWTFRLEGTYTAAPMSGPWSQGQFAYRLADRNGGAKGAYEVWWDSRSDWNADDEKAVFAGVERRLDDILPVKGFYVGVSGAMGWDGRGWGTSERLNEWAVNGDLGYVKPDGPLEGAFVKLHYTEYRNGTDAPSWSVYKNGFQSEHDFKILIGLPFSF; this is encoded by the coding sequence GTGGCGGAACAACAGCAACGCCTGGTTCCGGGCGGTTTCCGCACCCTGCGGCTGCTTTGTCTTCCGGCGTTGTTCTGGGTATTGCTCTGGGCGTTGTGGCCCGCGGGCGCGGATGCGGCGGATGTCGCGGACAGCGCGGCCGATACGGCCAGTCCGGACAGGAACAGCCCGGCCCGGACGCTTCTGCCCGAGGACAGTCCGCTCAGCCCGCTGGTAAACGACGCCCATCTCAGCGGCGGCCTGTACTTCTTCGGCCGGGACCGCCAGCGCTACGACGTGGACCGCAAAACCTACCGCACCAACCTGCGCCACGGCTCCCTTCAGGCCAATCTGGATCTGGTTTCCGGCTATGCCTGGGACCATCTGGGTTTCGATTTCGGCGTCTTCACCTCCCATGATCTGTTCAACTACGGCGCGCCGGACCATGAAATGGGCTACGTGCCCTGGCAGGATCCCTGGCACCCGGACTGGAGCAGGCATTTCACGCTGAGCGGCGTTTCCATCTACAAGGCCGCGCTCAAGGCCAAGGCCGGTCCGGCGTGGCTGCGCGCGGGCTGGTTGCAGCCCGAAGGGCCCGGCGTGCTGGGCGTGAACTGGTCCATTATGCCCGGCTCCTGGCGGGGAGTGAACGCGGGCCTGGATTTCGGCGGCTTTTCCGTGGCCGGTATGGTGGCCGACACCTACAAGGCTCCCTGGTTCCTGGACGAATACAAACTGATGAAGAACGACGGCGAGAGCCATGTGCCCGGCGTCTGGAGCCTGGGCGCGCGCTACGCCTTTGACAACGGCATTACCCTGGAGGCGGCCTACGGCCAATCGCCGGGTCATCTGCACAACGCCCATTTCAAGAGCGGCTGGGAACTGCCCGCGGGGCCCGGACGGCTGAAGTTCGGCTACCATCTCTACGCCATGGCCGACAGCGACGACGGCGGCGGGGTCAATAACAACTTTGACGGCCTGGCCCTTCAGCACTATCTCTTCGGCCTGTACGAGCTGGATATGTGGACCTTTCGCCTGGAAGGCACCTATACCGCCGCGCCCATGTCCGGGCCCTGGAGCCAGGGGCAGTTCGCCTACCGCCTGGCGGACCGCAACGGCGGAGCCAAGGGCGCCTATGAGGTCTGGTGGGATTCCCGCTCGGACTGGAACGCGGACGATGAAAAGGCGGTCTTCGCGGGCGTGGAACGCCGCCTGGACGATATCCTTCCCGTAAAGGGCTTTTACGTGGGGGTGAGCGGGGCCATGGGCTGGGACGGGCGGGGCTGGGGAACGTCCGAGCGCCTGAACGAATGGGCCGTGAACGGCGATCTCGGCTACGTCAAGCCCGACGGCCCCCTGGAAGGCGCTTTCGTCAAGCTGCATTACACGGAATATCGCAACGGCACGGACGCGCCCAGCTGGTCCGTGTACAAGAACGGTTTTCAGTCGGAACACGATTTCAAGATTCTGATCGGCCTGCCGTTTTCGTTTTAA
- a CDS encoding methyl-accepting chemotaxis protein: MRWRDIRLVYKLSLAFGVIFLLFGLYTVYNFKVIGDISGVSDDLDRSSESELTLLKAENAHFIWAANVAAYLLDDTVTRLNVVTDGHQCTFGKWFYGEGREELEQRLPAVAPILDALEQPHLALHAAVPGIVAAHEKGDVQGMQRLYREGIATNLLLIREGLTKAIKLVDEDLMRSNTALARTLVQSRNVALAMSGGILLVCVLLAVFLTRSIAGPLRRLVLYAREVAGGNLREPRIVQKDEVGQLNAALGVMVGTLKHKIEEAREQTDMALAKSREAEEALSSAEVAAQETAAKNDMILGACQRIEDVVSNANRASGELSAGILQSKKGAEVQARKISETASAMEQMSAVVIEVSRNATSAAELSAGARQKAEEGADVVLEVTRSIRSVQEQSRRLKEDMQTLGQHAQAVNRIMSVISDIADQTNLLALNAAIEAARAGESGRGFAVVADEVRKLAEKTMASTTDVDNAVRAIQQSADKNMRQVDEAVQTIEQATELTGRSGEALREIVSIVDGAATQVRAIATASEEQAVSSREMADAINEVDTVAGQTAQAMNNAARSVADLAGQTRTLHALVTEMRGKG; encoded by the coding sequence ATGCGTTGGCGAGACATCCGGCTTGTCTACAAATTGAGCCTTGCCTTCGGGGTGATTTTTTTGTTGTTCGGCCTGTACACGGTTTATAATTTCAAAGTGATCGGCGACATCTCCGGGGTTTCCGACGACCTGGACCGCAGCAGCGAGTCCGAACTGACCCTGCTCAAGGCGGAAAACGCCCATTTCATCTGGGCGGCCAACGTGGCGGCCTACCTTCTGGACGATACGGTGACCAGGCTCAATGTGGTTACCGACGGACATCAGTGTACGTTCGGCAAATGGTTTTACGGAGAAGGCCGCGAGGAACTGGAACAGCGTCTGCCCGCCGTGGCTCCCATTCTGGACGCCCTGGAACAGCCGCATCTGGCCTTGCATGCGGCCGTGCCCGGCATCGTGGCCGCCCATGAAAAAGGCGACGTGCAGGGCATGCAGAGGCTCTACCGGGAAGGGATCGCCACCAATCTGCTGTTGATCCGCGAAGGCCTGACCAAGGCCATCAAACTGGTGGACGAAGACCTCATGCGCTCCAACACGGCCCTGGCCAGGACCCTTGTCCAGAGCCGGAATGTGGCCCTGGCCATGAGCGGCGGCATTCTGCTGGTCTGTGTGCTGCTGGCCGTCTTTCTCACCCGCAGCATCGCCGGGCCGCTGCGCCGTCTGGTGCTCTACGCCAGGGAAGTGGCGGGCGGCAATCTGCGCGAGCCCCGCATCGTCCAGAAAGACGAGGTGGGCCAGTTGAACGCGGCCTTGGGCGTGATGGTCGGCACGCTCAAGCACAAGATCGAGGAGGCCCGCGAACAGACCGATATGGCCCTGGCTAAAAGCCGGGAGGCCGAGGAAGCCTTGAGTTCGGCCGAGGTGGCCGCGCAGGAGACGGCGGCCAAGAATGATATGATTCTGGGGGCCTGCCAGCGCATCGAGGATGTGGTGAGCAATGCCAACCGCGCTTCGGGCGAGCTTTCAGCCGGTATTCTCCAATCCAAGAAGGGCGCGGAGGTCCAGGCCCGCAAAATTTCCGAGACCGCCTCGGCCATGGAACAGATGAGCGCCGTGGTGATCGAGGTGAGCCGCAACGCGACCTCGGCGGCGGAACTTTCCGCCGGTGCCCGCCAGAAGGCAGAGGAGGGCGCGGATGTGGTGCTGGAAGTGACCCGGAGCATCCGCAGCGTGCAGGAGCAGTCCCGCAGGCTGAAAGAGGATATGCAGACCCTGGGCCAGCATGCCCAGGCGGTCAACCGGATCATGAGCGTGATCTCGGATATCGCGGACCAGACCAATCTGCTGGCGCTGAACGCGGCCATTGAGGCCGCGCGGGCCGGTGAATCCGGGCGCGGCTTCGCGGTGGTGGCCGACGAGGTGCGCAAGCTGGCCGAAAAAACCATGGCCTCAACCACGGATGTGGATAACGCCGTGCGGGCCATCCAGCAGAGCGCGGACAAAAATATGCGCCAGGTGGATGAAGCCGTGCAGACCATCGAGCAGGCCACGGAACTGACCGGCAGATCCGGCGAGGCCCTGCGCGAAATCGTTTCCATTGTGGACGGCGCCGCCACCCAGGTGCGGGCCATTGCCACGGCCAGCGAGGAGCAGGCCGTGTCCAGCCGGGAGATGGCCGACGCCATCAACGAGGTGGATACGGTGGCCGGGCAGACCGCCCAGGCCATGAACAACGCGGCGCGTTCCGTGGCGGACCTGGCCGGGCAGACCCGCACCCTGCACGCGTTGGTCACGGAAATGCGCGGCAAGGGGTAA
- the rpsL gene encoding 30S ribosomal protein S12 translates to MPTINQLIRIERKAVVKRKKTPALQACPQRRGVCTRVYTTTPKKPNSALRKVARVRLTNGIEVTAYIPGEGHNLQEHSVVIIRGGRVKDLPGVRYHIVRGTLDTSGVADRRKSRSKYGAKRPK, encoded by the coding sequence ATGCCCACGATCAATCAGCTCATCCGCATTGAGCGGAAAGCCGTGGTGAAACGCAAGAAGACCCCGGCGTTGCAGGCCTGCCCGCAGCGTCGCGGCGTATGCACCCGCGTTTACACCACCACCCCGAAAAAGCCTAACTCGGCCCTGCGTAAGGTCGCCCGCGTGCGCCTGACCAACGGCATCGAAGTGACGGCCTACATCCCCGGCGAAGGCCACAACCTGCAGGAGCACTCCGTGGTAATCATCCGCGGCGGCCGTGTGAAAGACCTTCCCGGCGTCCGTTACCACATCGTGCGCGGCACCCTGGATACCTCCGGCGTGGCCGACCGCCGCAAGAGCCGTTCCAAGTACGGCGCCAAGCGTCCCAAGTAG